One part of the Thermococcus litoralis DSM 5473 genome encodes these proteins:
- a CDS encoding TldD/PmbA family protein — MEELIRFGEKFFDELEIAMYKSREAGVQIELNEVSTSALRERVVTVVRGIKDKRLGVAIVDTGDKEKVKEAVERAYKMAKLNKPDEKWVSFPEPGKYREPRKVDKELREVSPDYFVELAREGIGMASEEGIVVAGGGGGAEWGESLIMNSHGVNVFQEGGGAFFYIELVGMKEGKVTPGIFDFDAKLSLKLDVESVVKNALQKVKWAFKTEKSKTEEAKVVVEPWAVSSLLSYALFPAFSGERLVKGTTPLANKVGEKVSNDLLTIYDDPLHELSINPVIADDEGVPTRRNVIVEKGIFKGFIWDNYWAKIHGVESTGNGKRNLSTGGISIGFHNVVIENGKRSLEEIIGEIEHGYLVDGFQGAHSSNPDNGNFAVVANPAFLIENGEVKGATVFMMSGNVYELLPDLYAVSKEQKVLPFGGSMVVPAMAFENVRIAGK; from the coding sequence ATGGAAGAGCTAATTCGTTTTGGAGAAAAATTCTTTGATGAGCTTGAGATTGCCATGTACAAGAGCAGGGAGGCAGGTGTTCAAATTGAGCTCAATGAGGTCTCCACTTCAGCCTTGAGGGAGAGAGTTGTTACCGTTGTTAGAGGTATTAAAGACAAAAGGCTTGGAGTTGCCATCGTTGACACTGGAGATAAAGAGAAAGTCAAAGAGGCTGTAGAGAGAGCATATAAAATGGCAAAGCTCAACAAGCCCGATGAAAAGTGGGTTTCATTCCCAGAGCCTGGAAAGTACAGAGAGCCAAGAAAAGTTGATAAAGAACTTAGAGAAGTTTCTCCAGACTACTTCGTGGAGCTCGCGAGAGAAGGCATTGGAATGGCGTCGGAAGAGGGAATTGTCGTTGCAGGTGGCGGTGGCGGAGCAGAATGGGGAGAAAGCTTGATAATGAATTCCCACGGCGTTAACGTATTTCAAGAAGGCGGAGGGGCTTTCTTTTACATTGAACTCGTTGGGATGAAGGAAGGAAAAGTGACCCCCGGCATTTTTGACTTCGATGCTAAGCTTTCCCTCAAGCTTGATGTAGAAAGCGTCGTTAAAAACGCTTTGCAAAAAGTTAAATGGGCATTTAAAACCGAAAAAAGCAAGACAGAGGAAGCAAAAGTAGTAGTAGAACCATGGGCAGTTTCGAGCCTTTTATCCTATGCACTATTCCCGGCATTCAGCGGAGAGAGACTTGTCAAGGGCACAACTCCGTTAGCTAACAAAGTGGGCGAGAAGGTTTCAAACGACCTCCTTACAATATACGACGACCCGCTTCACGAGCTCAGCATAAACCCGGTTATAGCGGACGATGAAGGCGTTCCAACGAGGAGAAATGTAATAGTGGAGAAAGGAATTTTCAAAGGCTTTATATGGGATAACTACTGGGCAAAGATTCACGGAGTTGAAAGCACTGGAAATGGAAAGAGGAACCTGTCTACCGGAGGAATAAGCATAGGGTTCCACAACGTCGTGATTGAGAACGGAAAGAGGAGCCTCGAAGAGATTATCGGGGAAATAGAGCACGGCTATCTTGTGGATGGCTTCCAGGGAGCTCATTCAAGCAACCCGGATAATGGGAACTTTGCCGTTGTAGCTAATCCAGCATTCCTAATTGAGAATGGGGAGGTAAAGGGTGCTACAGTGTTCATGATGAGCGGCAACGTCTATGAGCTGTTGCCAGACCTCTACGCGGTAAGCAAAGAGCAAAAAGTGCTGCCCTTCGGAGGAAGCATGGTTGTGCCTGCTATGGCCTTCGAGAACGTTAGAATAGCGGGGAAGTAG
- a CDS encoding radical SAM protein — translation MYELTEDYKLRKITKYELDMVDEREDLLIIPPSSKAGSCGNDCVFCYLMQNPPQMIYRVSKHDTLNDPELEDRIAYARKHYDLWIRVTDTSANVRFDEKRIESLHSAGLDEIQISLHTTKKDVRIKLMKNRNAGKVIDLLPKVVENFRVIADIILTPGYNVSDIGEILDDLDRFGVHEVRLFPIGVTKYSRTRALTREELLFVKNVALEKQKELSLKIVIPPIFQALLGEFKTPLEPFDIEPSLPTYILTGELAYPEIKRLFPKIKVVMVKNDFFGGNIGTAGLLTAHDVLREVEKLPEVDLGVIFLPEVMFYGDFTLDGWKREGLFNKILVEKGYIVETALEPQEIPKILERL, via the coding sequence ATGTATGAGCTAACAGAGGATTACAAGCTCAGGAAGATTACCAAATATGAGCTTGACATGGTAGATGAGAGGGAAGACCTGCTGATAATTCCTCCGTCCTCTAAGGCGGGCTCATGTGGTAATGATTGCGTTTTTTGTTACCTTATGCAAAATCCTCCCCAGATGATATACAGAGTTTCCAAACATGATACCCTCAACGATCCGGAGCTTGAGGACAGAATAGCCTATGCAAGGAAGCACTACGATTTGTGGATAAGGGTTACAGATACAAGTGCAAACGTCCGCTTTGACGAAAAGAGGATCGAAAGCCTCCACTCAGCTGGGCTGGATGAAATCCAAATATCTCTCCACACAACAAAAAAGGACGTTAGGATTAAGCTCATGAAGAACAGAAACGCCGGAAAAGTCATTGATCTTTTACCAAAGGTCGTGGAGAACTTTAGGGTCATAGCGGACATAATCTTAACTCCCGGCTACAACGTCTCCGATATAGGTGAGATTCTGGATGATTTGGATAGATTTGGTGTCCATGAAGTTAGGCTCTTCCCAATTGGGGTTACGAAGTACTCGAGGACTAGAGCTTTAACAAGGGAGGAGCTTCTTTTTGTTAAAAACGTCGCCCTTGAGAAGCAGAAAGAGCTGAGCCTAAAGATAGTCATCCCACCTATATTCCAGGCTCTGCTTGGGGAGTTCAAAACTCCACTGGAGCCCTTTGACATTGAGCCATCTTTACCAACTTACATTCTCACCGGAGAGCTCGCTTATCCAGAAATCAAGCGCCTCTTCCCAAAAATCAAGGTTGTCATGGTTAAGAACGACTTCTTCGGAGGAAACATAGGCACTGCTGGATTACTAACAGCTCATGACGTCCTTAGAGAAGTTGAAAAACTGCCAGAGGTGGATTTGGGAGTAATTTTCCTCCCAGAGGTCATGTTTTATGGAGATTTCACTTTAGATGGCTGGAAGAGAGAAGGACTTTTCAACAAAATCTTAGTGGAAAAGGGCTACATTGTAGAGACAGCCCTAGAGCCTCAAGAGATTCCAAAAATACTTGAGAGATTATGA
- a CDS encoding DUF835 domain-containing protein — translation MLSYAIFNEEEEAKYYAELSKKAKRGSIKLLFIQMSEESEEHRNRLYTLFKKLYPNDEPVKVEAPPIEVLPFYSEFETVDDYLKALEYCMESELFAKKAYELLAQKAEDEDVKALALQLALFEEGHYERIKKAYELFTAVKQGSIDLTGLSPMGYLFSDKIKARYLFLELLNDLKGVIFSRDSPEEIKRWMKKEIISFWITSKTCQQCITPRKLLESLEDIPKEENLAILIENIETLRIAADSFEEFYTNISKLKDEATAKKCYVILCGNKRAFEDKEWAILESEFKYVS, via the coding sequence ATTCTAAGCTATGCCATTTTTAATGAAGAGGAAGAGGCTAAATACTATGCCGAACTTTCCAAGAAAGCCAAGAGGGGGAGCATTAAACTCCTGTTTATCCAGATGAGCGAAGAGAGTGAAGAACACAGAAACAGACTTTACACCCTTTTCAAAAAGCTTTATCCCAATGATGAACCGGTTAAAGTAGAGGCTCCTCCTATTGAAGTCCTTCCATTCTACTCAGAGTTTGAAACTGTAGATGATTACCTGAAAGCTCTCGAGTACTGCATGGAAAGTGAGCTCTTCGCAAAGAAGGCTTACGAACTGCTCGCTCAAAAAGCCGAAGATGAGGATGTCAAAGCCTTAGCCCTACAGCTGGCACTCTTTGAAGAAGGTCATTACGAAAGAATCAAAAAGGCTTACGAGCTCTTTACAGCCGTTAAACAGGGGAGTATTGACTTAACAGGTCTTTCTCCCATGGGTTATCTTTTTAGTGACAAAATAAAAGCTAGATATTTGTTTTTGGAGCTCTTAAATGATCTTAAAGGGGTCATTTTTTCAAGGGATTCACCAGAGGAAATCAAAAGATGGATGAAAAAAGAGATAATCTCTTTTTGGATAACCTCCAAAACGTGCCAGCAGTGCATAACGCCCAGAAAACTGCTGGAGTCTTTAGAAGACATTCCCAAAGAGGAAAATCTTGCGATCTTGATAGAGAATATAGAGACACTTAGAATAGCAGCGGATAGCTTTGAAGAGTTCTACACAAACATATCAAAGCTTAAGGACGAGGCGACAGCAAAGAAGTGCTACGTTATTTTATGCGGAAACAAAAGGGCATTTGAAGATAAAGAATGGGCTATACTGGAATCGGAGTTCAAGTACGTCTCATAA
- a CDS encoding NOG1 family protein, translated as MKNPFEKMPTILLADEIIDKAFRRAEKVASAFNPRGGVVSKARQREELRIRTVSNVIRDNLKKVLDRTPGVSTLPPFYQELLDTLVDKRTFHKALASINWAIKTIRTLEERYVEKIRYSRDPKEIAQLRREFYGRVASVIKDIAENLEYLNKARDVLKDMPVIDLSLPTIVIAGHPNVGKSTLLRKLTNAKPEVASYPFTTKGINVGQFEEHWMKYQVIDTPGLLDRPLSERNEIEKQAILALKHLGKLIIYIFDPSEYCGFPIEEQMHLFEEIYEEFGEFPFIVVLNKIDIADEEKIKKIEEFLRAKGIEPLRISAEKGIGIEELKERVIKILKPEMEAIAHSMGKIEGE; from the coding sequence ATGAAAAATCCATTTGAAAAGATGCCAACAATACTTCTTGCGGATGAGATCATTGACAAGGCTTTTAGGCGAGCTGAGAAAGTTGCCTCTGCCTTTAATCCAAGGGGGGGTGTAGTTAGTAAAGCTAGGCAGAGGGAGGAGCTTAGAATAAGAACCGTCTCAAACGTTATTAGGGACAACCTAAAGAAAGTCCTTGACAGGACTCCGGGGGTTTCAACGCTACCTCCTTTTTATCAGGAGCTTCTTGACACGCTGGTTGATAAGAGAACCTTCCATAAGGCTCTTGCTTCAATAAACTGGGCGATAAAGACCATAAGGACACTTGAAGAGAGATACGTAGAAAAGATTAGGTATTCCAGGGATCCAAAGGAGATTGCACAGCTGAGAAGGGAATTTTACGGCAGGGTTGCAAGCGTTATAAAGGACATAGCCGAAAACCTCGAATACCTAAACAAAGCCAGGGACGTTCTCAAAGATATGCCCGTAATTGACCTCAGCCTTCCTACTATAGTGATAGCCGGTCACCCAAACGTTGGAAAGTCCACACTGCTTAGAAAACTCACAAACGCCAAGCCTGAAGTGGCGAGTTATCCTTTCACGACGAAGGGTATAAACGTTGGGCAGTTCGAGGAGCACTGGATGAAGTATCAGGTTATAGACACTCCAGGTCTCTTGGACAGACCATTGAGCGAGAGAAATGAAATAGAGAAGCAGGCGATTTTAGCGTTAAAGCATCTCGGTAAGCTGATAATCTACATCTTTGATCCGAGTGAGTACTGTGGTTTCCCAATAGAGGAGCAAATGCACCTTTTTGAGGAAATCTACGAGGAATTTGGGGAGTTCCCGTTTATAGTGGTGCTCAACAAAATAGACATTGCAGATGAGGAAAAGATAAAGAAGATCGAGGAATTCCTCAGAGCTAAGGGAATCGAACCCCTAAGGATTTCTGCTGAAAAGGGAATTGGAATAGAAGAACTAAAGGAAAGGGTAATAAAAATACTAAAACCGGAGATGGAAGCTATTGCCCACAGTATGGGCAAAATTGAAGGTGAATAG
- a CDS encoding zinc ribbon domain-containing protein, with protein sequence MEYSRIEKILASLFVVFLLLASINFLRELENIPQRPNYEYYQEKYGIKALLENQSRLMELDRQLFEVYQKAESNLTEAERVYLFKREEYRVALESGNATEELKTEYLKAKEEYERVYFQYLGAKSAYEQTHEKLEELNSKIQELMQKANEEYRRAYNAYRLKVLILKLLFAVPIFIASLLLLRRYKNIYTSSLIAYSSLLLIYLLLSAIWSTVQLIGLSLFGAFATLLALYYLRKEYFKPERVYKRRIAQNKCYNCGFPVKDDYLYCPNCGAKLKEKCEHCGALKPIHLQFCPYCGQ encoded by the coding sequence ATGGAATACTCGCGCATTGAAAAGATACTCGCAAGTTTATTTGTCGTTTTTCTTCTTCTGGCGAGCATAAACTTTCTCAGGGAGCTTGAGAACATTCCCCAAAGACCAAATTATGAATATTATCAAGAGAAGTATGGGATAAAGGCTCTTCTCGAAAACCAAAGCCGCTTAATGGAACTTGACAGACAGCTATTTGAGGTATATCAAAAGGCAGAGAGCAACCTAACCGAAGCTGAGAGAGTTTACCTCTTCAAAAGAGAAGAATATAGAGTTGCACTCGAGAGCGGGAACGCAACAGAGGAACTAAAGACAGAATACCTAAAAGCCAAAGAAGAATACGAGAGAGTCTACTTCCAATACCTTGGGGCAAAAAGTGCATACGAACAAACGCATGAAAAACTGGAAGAGCTTAATTCAAAAATCCAAGAGCTCATGCAGAAGGCAAATGAGGAATATAGAAGAGCTTACAACGCCTACAGGCTTAAAGTTCTAATTTTAAAGCTTTTATTTGCCGTTCCGATTTTCATAGCATCGCTTTTACTCCTTCGGAGGTACAAAAACATCTACACTTCATCTTTGATAGCGTATTCTTCGCTGTTGCTTATCTATCTCCTCCTCTCTGCAATATGGAGTACAGTTCAGCTTATAGGCTTAAGTCTCTTTGGAGCATTTGCAACGCTTTTAGCACTCTATTACTTGAGAAAGGAATACTTCAAGCCTGAAAGAGTGTATAAAAGGAGAATCGCCCAAAACAAGTGCTACAACTGCGGCTTTCCTGTAAAGGATGATTATCTCTACTGCCCCAACTGTGGAGCAAAACTAAAAGAAAAGTGCGAGCACTGTGGAGCCCTAAAGCCTATTCACCTTCAATTTTGCCCATACTGTGGGCAATAG
- a CDS encoding 30S ribosomal protein S8e, producing the protein MAIWQGRSLKKPSGGRIILARKKRKRELGREPAFTRVVEDKEERKIIRTYGGNRKVRLVKALYANVFENGKGKKVKIISVVENPANRQYVRRNIITKGAIIQTEIGKAIVTSRPGQDGVVNAVLIKEENA; encoded by the coding sequence ATGGCTATCTGGCAGGGAAGATCACTCAAAAAGCCTTCAGGTGGAAGGATTATACTCGCAAGAAAGAAGAGAAAGAGGGAACTCGGAAGAGAACCAGCCTTTACAAGGGTAGTTGAAGACAAAGAAGAGAGGAAGATAATCAGAACATACGGCGGCAACAGAAAGGTCAGACTCGTAAAGGCACTCTATGCAAACGTTTTCGAAAACGGAAAGGGTAAGAAGGTAAAGATAATCAGCGTAGTTGAGAACCCAGCCAACAGGCAGTACGTAAGAAGAAACATCATCACAAAGGGTGCAATAATCCAGACAGAGATTGGAAAGGCAATCGTTACCTCAAGACCAGGCCAAGATGGTGTTGTAAACGCAGTTCTCATTAAGGAAGAAAACGCATGA